From the Excalfactoria chinensis isolate bCotChi1 chromosome 1, bCotChi1.hap2, whole genome shotgun sequence genome, one window contains:
- the ZYX gene encoding zyxin: MASPGTPGTRMTTTVSINISTPSFYNPQKKFAPVVAPKPKVNPFKTGGASESSLPQPPGAGAQGAQIGRVGEIPVSLTVEELPLPPPPPPGEDLSFFSNCAFPPPPPPFEEPFPPAPDEAFPSPPPPPPPMFDEGPAPQITPGSTSSLAPKAHVEISSAPRDPAPPFPSKFTPKPSGSLSSKAPGLDSTPAPAPWAAPQQCKEPLASVPPPPSLPSQPAAKFIQPSAASSPGSKPGATVPVAPSNSTRYPTSLQTQFTAPSPSGPLFRPQPPNFTYAQQRERPQVQEKPVPTEQPAAVKDMHRPSANPPKGNSPLTMKEVEELELLTQKLMKDMDHPPSVEAATSEICGFCRKPLSRTQPAVRALDCLFHVECFTCFKCEKQLQGQQFYNVDEKPFCEDCYAGTLEKCSVCKQTITDRMLKATGNSYHPQCFTCVMCHTPLEGASFIVDQSNQPHCVDDYHRKYAPRCSVCSEPIMPEPGKDETVRVVALEKNFHMKCYKCEDCGRPLSIEADENGCFPLDGHVLCMKCHTVRAKTAC, encoded by the exons ATGGCTTCTCCAGGTACCCCGGGGACCCGTATGACAACCACAGTCAGTATCAACATTTCCACACCGTCCTTTTACAACCCACAGAAGAAGTTTGCACCTGTGGTTGCCCCTAAACCCAAGGTGAATCCTTTCAAGACTGGGGGTGCATCGGAGTCGTCGCTGCCACAGCCTCCTGGAGCTGGTGCCCAGGGTGCCCAGATAGGGAGAGTGGGAGAGATCCCCGTATCTTTGACAGTAGAAG AATTGCCACTGCCACCTCCTCCCCCACCAGGAGAGGATCTAAGTTTCTTCTCAAACTGTGCTTTTCCTCCACCCCCTCCACCCTTTGAAGAGCCTTTTCCACCAGCCCCAGATgaagcttttccttctcctcctccgcctcctccaCCAATGTTTGATGAAGGACCTGCCCCACAG ATAACTCCAGGATCTACAAGTTCTCTGGCCCCAAAAGCTCATGTGGAAATCTCATCTGCACCCAGAGATCCtgctcctccttttccttccaagTTCACTCCCAAGCCAAGTGGTAGCTTATCTTCCAAGGCCCCTGGATTGGATTCAACTCCTGCCCCAGCTCCATGGGCAGCTCCACAGCAGTGCAAGGAGCCCCTAGCATCAGTCCCTCCACCCCCCTCTCTCCCTTCTCAGCCTGCTGCTAAATTCATACaaccctctgctgccagctctcctgGATCCAAACCAGGTGCCACTGTTCCCGTGGCTCCTTCAAACTCTACAAGATATCCTACCTCCCTTCAGACTCAGTTCACTGCCCCTTCACCCTCAGGTCCCTTGTTTCGACCTCAGCCTCCCAATTTCACCTATGCTCAGCAAAGGGAAAGACCTCAGGTGCAGGAGAAACCTGTTCCCACTGAACAACCTGCTGCTGTAAAAGACATG cataGACCCAGTGCAAATCCACCTAAGGGAAACTCTCCGCTAACCATGAAGGAGGtagaagagctggagctgttgaCCCAGAAACTAATGAAGGATATGGACCATCCACCTTCAGTAGAAGCTGCTACTTCTG AGATCTGTGGCTTCTGTCGGAAGCCCCTGTCACGGACCCAGCCAGCTGTGAGAGCTTTGGACTGCCTTTTCCATGTGGAGTGCTTCACCTGCTTCAAGtgtgagaagcagctgcaggggCAGCAGTTCTACAACGTGGATGAAAAGCCCTTCTGTGAGGACTGCTATGCT GGAACCCTGGAAAAGTGCAGTGTCTGCAAACAGACCATCACAGACCGGATGCTGAAGGCCACCGGTAACTCATACCATCCTCAATGCTTCACCTGCGTGATGTGCCATACTCCTCTGGAGGGGGCCTCTTTCATAGTGGACCAGTCCAACCAGCCTCACTGTGTGGATGACTACCACAG GAAGTATGCTCCACGCTGCTCAGTATGTAGCGAACCTATCATGCCAGAGCCTGGGAAAGATGAGACAGTGCGTGTGGTGGCACTGGAGAAAAACTTCCACATGAAATGTTACAAGTGTGAG GACTGTGGGAGGCCCTTATCTATTGAAGCTGATGAAAATGGCTGCTTTCCACTGGATGGGCATGTACTATGTATGAAATGTCACACTGTTCGTGCTAAAACAGCGTGCTGA